The following proteins come from a genomic window of Trifolium pratense cultivar HEN17-A07 linkage group LG4, ARS_RC_1.1, whole genome shotgun sequence:
- the LOC123919803 gene encoding F-box protein SKIP2 has translation MHLHLLLHLFISFIPHFFISNYLSIFFFIILLLLFIIFFNSMGQSLSTYVPSPDLNISKTNRFCYGYVDGYGDGNDNDSSSDNFGYRRNYIDEIPDECLASILHFVDAVDRKNCSLVCRRWLRVEGESRQRLSLNAEAKLLDVVPSLFTRFDSVTKLALRCNRKSISINDDALILISLRCKNLTRLKLRGCREITEIGMLGLARNCKNLKKLLVVSCLFGVKGIHAVVDNSNVIEELSVKRLRGVNNDGGELLCGGGGGSSLKSICLKELVNGSSFAPLIIGSRKLQTLKLIRCIGDWDTTLTSVGKLSSGLIEIHLEKIQVSDVGLVGVSKCLKLETLHLVKTPECSDVGLIAVAEHCKMLKKLHINGWRTNRIGDDSLISVARNCPNLQELVLIAMFPTSLSLGAIASYCQGLERFALCGIVTVCDVDIECFASKCVALRKLCIKGCPVSNVGIAAFASGCPNLVKLKVRKCVKVTGEVGEWLRVRRSSLAVNFDHNQVEALDGSGSDVGVQETTMAFPPNDNEVTLIGDSPSTSNNNNNNNRLFRTKFGFFAGRNFVPCAFRRWTNIDTISSSSFS, from the coding sequence AtgcatcttcatcttcttctccaTCTCTTTATTTCATTCATTCCTCActttttcatttcaaattatctttctatttttttcttcatcatattattattactatttattattttcttcaattcAATGGGACAATCACTGTCCACATATGTTCCATCTCCTGACCTAAATATTTCTAAAACTAACCGATTCTGTTACGGTTACGTTGACGGGTACGGTGACGGTAACGACAATGATTCTTCTTCTGATAACTTCGGTTATCGCCGTAACTATATTGATGAAATCCCTGACGAATGTTTAGCCAGTATTCTTCACTTCGTTGACGCCGTTGATCGGAAAAACTGCTCCCTTGTATGCCGACGGTGGTTACGCGTTGAAGGTGAAAGCCGGCAACGGCTTTCCCTAAACGCGGAGGCGAAATTGCTCGATGTTGTTCCTTCTCTGTTTACTCGTTTCGATTCTGTTACAAAGCTTGCGCTTCGTTGTAATCGCAAATCAATAAGTATAAACGATGATGCTTTGATTTTGATCTCGCTTCGTTGTAAGAATCTCACGCGTCTTAAGCTTCGTGGTTGTAGGGAAATAACTGAGATCGGAATGTTAGGTCTTGCGAGAAATTGTAAGAATCTGAAGAAGCTTTTGGTTGTTTCGTGTTTGTTTGGTGTTAAGGGAATTCACGCTGTTGTAGATAATAGTAATGTTATTGAGGAGCTTTCTGTTAAGAGGCTTCGTGGAGTTAACAATGACGGTGGTGAATTGTtatgtggtggtggtggtggttcaTCGTTGAAATCGATTTGTTTGAAGGAACTTGTTAATGGTAGCTCGTTTGCGCCGTTAATAATTGGTTCTAGAAAGCTTCAAACATTGAAATTGATTCGGTGTATAGGCGATTGGGACACGACGCTTACGAGCGTGGGGAAGTTGAGTTCAGGGTTGATTGAGATTCATCTTGAGAAGATTCAAGTTAGTGATGTTGGTCTTGTTGGTGTATCAAAGTGTTTGAAATTAGAAACTTTGCATCTTGTGAAAACACCTGAGTGTTCAGATGTTGGTCTTATTGCTGTTGCTGAGCATTGTAAGATGTTGAAAAAGCTTCACATTAATGGGTGGAGAACTAATAGAATTGGTGATGATAGTTTGATTTCTGTTGCAAGAAATTGTCCTAATTTACAAGAGCTTGTGTTGATTGCTATGTTTCCTACATCATTGAGTTTAGGAGCAATCGCTTCATATTGTCAGGGTTTAGAAAGGTTCGCGCTTTGTGGGATTGTAACGGTTTGTGATGTTGATATTGAGTGCTTTGCTTCTAAGTGTGTGGCACTTAGGAAATTATGTATCAAGGGTTGTCCTGTGTCGAATGTTGGGATTGCGGCTTTTGCTTCTGGGTGTCCTAATTTGGTTAAGCTCAAGGTGAGGAAGTGTGTGAAAGTTACAGGTGAAGTTGGGGAGTGGTTGCGCGTGAGGAGAAGTTCTTTGGCCGTTAATTTTGATCACAATCAAGTTGAAGCGTTGGATGGAAGTGGTAGTGATGTTGGAGTTCAGGAAACTACAATGGCTTTTCCACCAAATGACAATGAAGTAACCCTTATTGGTGATTCTCCTTCAACCagcaataacaacaacaacaacaaccgaTTGTTCAGGACCAAGTTTGGATTTTTTGCTGGTAGAAATTTTGTGCCTTGTGCTTTCAGAAGGTGGACAAACATTGATACTATCTCTAGTAGCAGCTTTTCATGA